A genomic segment from Thermostichus lividus PCC 6715 encodes:
- a CDS encoding DUF3386 domain-containing protein: MPTTSALDAQALFRAAYENRYTWDEHFPGFTATVKLIDGEQCYEGQVKVTADYTVEVTGIDDEQVRESLYNQLRDVIVHRKRNSFEAAHGKNTFSIGATDASGAVEILVSGDAMGSNYKVRDNQIVYVSRVMGRVAFAITHRQALDTGAGYISTNYVAVFRNPETNEVVRQMEFEDTYVPVGNYYLMRQQVVTTHEGGTTSTVKICFDDLQLLPAA; encoded by the coding sequence ATGCCAACGACATCGGCGCTGGATGCCCAAGCCCTTTTTCGTGCCGCTTACGAAAATCGTTATACATGGGACGAGCACTTTCCGGGGTTTACGGCCACAGTAAAGTTGATCGATGGTGAGCAGTGTTACGAGGGTCAGGTCAAAGTAACTGCCGACTATACCGTTGAAGTGACGGGCATTGACGATGAGCAAGTGCGGGAGTCTCTCTACAACCAACTGCGGGATGTGATCGTTCACCGCAAACGCAACAGCTTTGAGGCCGCCCACGGTAAAAATACCTTTAGTATTGGCGCAACGGATGCCAGTGGTGCGGTGGAAATCCTTGTCAGCGGCGACGCTATGGGGTCTAACTACAAAGTGCGCGACAACCAAATTGTGTATGTCAGCCGGGTGATGGGGCGGGTTGCCTTTGCCATTACTCACCGTCAGGCGCTGGATACTGGCGCTGGCTACATTTCCACCAACTATGTTGCCGTATTCCGCAATCCTGAAACCAACGAGGTGGTACGGCAAATGGAATTTGAAGATACCTATGTACCAGTCGGCAACTACTACCTCATGCGTCAGCAGGTCGTGACCACCCACGAAGGGGGCACCACCAGTACCGTAAAGATTTGCTTTGACGATCTGCAACTGCTGCCAGCAGCCTAA
- a CDS encoding FkbM family methyltransferase — protein MSFINPILKATGKLNNLCLTLCVVGSRKIYTADDFGASPWHIFAPNLKIYGIDADPEACEQANAALAAQRIDWFEQHYPLAFGGEVGQSTLYVTHAVHCSSLYLPNAEYVSRFQGFSTGLSLEASIEVETTTLDEFAKREAIEAIDVLKVDVQGADLDVLRGGKDIIHKSTLAVVVEVEFSEVYKGQPLFSDIDQYLRQQGFVLFDLVTEDAWCRLPRQFSPVRSQRRAGQLLWADAIYFRDLLQDNAQVQHLYSPESLLKLGAIADAFEFPDYALEILTHLTLNHGQDQRWNCRQEILSALENVKSVIEADFETLPIVKMLSQPCA, from the coding sequence ATGAGCTTTATTAACCCTATTTTGAAAGCCACTGGAAAACTCAATAACTTGTGCTTGACCCTCTGTGTAGTTGGGTCACGTAAAATTTACACTGCAGACGACTTTGGAGCATCCCCGTGGCATATCTTTGCCCCCAATCTAAAAATCTATGGCATCGATGCGGATCCGGAGGCTTGCGAACAGGCAAATGCAGCCCTAGCCGCACAGAGGATCGATTGGTTTGAGCAGCATTACCCCCTTGCCTTTGGGGGAGAGGTTGGGCAATCCACACTTTACGTTACCCATGCGGTGCATTGCAGTTCGCTCTATCTCCCTAATGCTGAGTATGTGTCTCGCTTTCAGGGGTTTAGTACGGGTTTGAGCCTAGAGGCCAGCATTGAAGTTGAGACCACGACCCTAGATGAATTTGCTAAACGTGAGGCTATTGAGGCTATTGATGTGCTCAAGGTGGATGTGCAAGGGGCCGACTTAGATGTGCTGCGGGGGGGCAAAGACATTATTCACAAGAGTACGTTAGCAGTGGTGGTGGAAGTAGAATTTTCCGAGGTTTATAAGGGTCAACCGTTGTTTAGTGATATTGATCAGTATCTGCGTCAGCAGGGGTTTGTGCTTTTTGATTTAGTTACCGAGGATGCATGGTGCCGACTGCCGCGACAATTTTCGCCAGTGCGATCGCAACGGCGCGCTGGCCAGTTGCTGTGGGCCGATGCGATTTACTTCAGAGATCTGCTGCAGGATAATGCTCAGGTACAGCATTTATACTCGCCGGAGTCGCTGCTGAAGCTGGGGGCGATCGCCGATGCCTTTGAATTTCCTGATTATGCCCTAGAAATACTCACCCATTTAACCTTGAACCATGGGCAGGATCAGCGCTGGAACTGCCGCCAAGAGATTCTGTCAGCCTTGGAAAATGTCAAATCTGTCATTGAGGCTGATTTCGAAACCCTGCCAATTGTTAAGATGCTCAGCCAGCCCTGCGCCTAG
- the ychF gene encoding redox-regulated ATPase YchF, with product MLRAGIVGLPNVGKSTLFNALVANAKAEAANFPFCTIEPNVGVVAVPDERLAVLAAISQSAQVVPTRVEFVDIAGLVKGASKGEGLGNQFLANIREVDAIVHVVRCFEDDDIVHVAGRVDPVEDMAVINLELALADLAQIEKRIERTRKAARSQKDAQIELAALEKLLMILNEGKPARLCVLTPEEDAAVRFLGLLTRKPMIYAANVAEQDLATGNDWSAAVQAVAQAEGAEVVIVSAQVESELVDLPEEDRQDYLDSLGVSEGGLRSLIRATYKLLGLQTFFTTGPKETRAWTVPMGAKAPQAAGVIHSDFERGFIRAETISYDDLVACQSMSVAKEKGLIRSEGKDYVVQEGDVMLFRFNV from the coding sequence ATGCTGCGAGCCGGAATTGTCGGACTACCCAATGTAGGCAAATCAACATTGTTCAATGCCCTTGTGGCAAATGCAAAAGCAGAGGCAGCAAATTTCCCCTTTTGTACCATTGAACCCAATGTCGGGGTGGTGGCGGTACCGGATGAACGCCTCGCAGTACTGGCAGCAATTTCCCAATCCGCCCAAGTGGTGCCCACTCGTGTTGAATTCGTGGATATTGCTGGGTTAGTAAAAGGGGCGAGCAAGGGGGAAGGTCTCGGGAATCAGTTTTTGGCCAATATTCGTGAGGTGGATGCCATCGTCCATGTGGTGCGCTGCTTTGAGGATGATGACATTGTCCATGTGGCTGGACGGGTTGATCCGGTGGAGGATATGGCCGTTATTAATTTAGAGTTAGCGCTGGCGGATTTAGCCCAGATTGAGAAGCGGATTGAGCGCACTCGCAAAGCGGCGCGATCGCAAAAAGACGCGCAGATCGAGTTAGCCGCCCTAGAGAAACTATTGATGATTCTGAATGAGGGAAAGCCAGCTCGTTTGTGTGTGCTAACCCCAGAAGAAGATGCAGCAGTTCGCTTTTTGGGGCTACTGACCCGCAAGCCGATGATTTATGCGGCCAATGTTGCTGAGCAGGATCTAGCCACAGGCAATGATTGGAGCGCCGCCGTTCAAGCCGTCGCTCAGGCAGAAGGTGCAGAGGTGGTGATTGTTTCGGCACAGGTTGAATCTGAATTGGTGGATCTGCCAGAGGAGGATCGCCAAGACTATCTAGACAGTTTAGGGGTGAGTGAAGGGGGGTTGCGATCGCTCATCCGTGCCACCTACAAGCTGCTGGGGTTACAAACCTTTTTCACCACTGGCCCCAAAGAAACCCGCGCTTGGACAGTGCCTATGGGGGCTAAAGCGCCACAGGCGGCAGGGGTTATTCACAGTGACTTCGAGCGAGGGTTTATTCGTGCCGAAACGATTAGCTACGACGACCTAGTAGCGTGTCAGTCGATGAGTGTCGCCAAGGAAAAAGGTCTAATACGCAGCGAGGGCAAGGACTATGTGGTGCAAGAGGGGGATGTGATGCTATTCCGCTTTAACGTTTAG
- the cysT gene encoding sulfate ABC transporter permease subunit CysT, producing MPCGWLWRMPWVWKVTWLYLGGMLFIPIAALLTHASAGGPLKFWQVATRAIALSAYEVTFVTALITAAINGIFGTLVAWVLVRYRFPGKRFFDAVVDLPFALPTAVAGLTLATVYSENGWIGGLLAPLGIKIAFSRWGVAVAMLFISLPFVIRTVQPVLTEMEKDVEEAAWSLGASHWQTFWRVILPPLLPAILTGVALGFSRAVGEFGSIVIISSNTPFRDLIAPVLVFQSLEQYDYEAATTIGTVMLLVSLCILFVINFLQAWGRRYAQR from the coding sequence ATGCCTTGTGGGTGGCTGTGGCGTATGCCATGGGTCTGGAAAGTTACATGGTTGTATTTGGGCGGGATGTTGTTTATTCCCATCGCAGCATTGCTGACCCATGCCAGTGCGGGTGGGCCGCTAAAGTTTTGGCAGGTGGCCACGCGGGCGATCGCCCTATCGGCTTACGAAGTGACGTTTGTGACCGCTTTAATCACAGCGGCGATCAATGGAATTTTTGGTACCCTCGTTGCTTGGGTACTGGTGCGCTACCGGTTCCCTGGCAAGCGTTTCTTTGATGCGGTAGTGGATCTGCCCTTTGCCTTACCCACGGCGGTTGCTGGGCTAACCCTAGCAACTGTCTATAGCGAGAATGGCTGGATTGGCGGGCTACTTGCTCCTTTGGGAATTAAGATCGCCTTTAGCCGCTGGGGGGTAGCGGTGGCCATGCTCTTTATTTCGCTGCCCTTTGTGATCCGCACCGTTCAACCAGTGCTTACTGAAATGGAAAAGGATGTGGAGGAAGCCGCTTGGTCTTTGGGGGCAAGCCACTGGCAAACCTTTTGGCGGGTGATCTTGCCGCCGTTGTTGCCCGCCATTCTCACAGGGGTAGCCCTAGGGTTTTCGCGAGCCGTGGGTGAGTTTGGCTCCATTGTCATCATTTCCTCAAATACCCCATTTCGAGATCTCATTGCGCCGGTACTGGTGTTTCAAAGTCTGGAGCAGTACGACTACGAGGCGGCCACCACCATTGGCACCGTGATGCTGTTGGTATCGCTCTGTATTTTGTTTGTGATTAATTTCCTGCAAGCGTGGGGTCGCCGCTATGCACAGCGTTAA
- a CDS encoding HU family DNA-binding protein: MNKAELVDAVFGRAHSTNNVTKKQVEAIISATVEEIMEAVSKGDKVTLVGFGAFEPRERKAREGRNPKTKEKMQIPATTVPAFSAGKLFKEKVAPSAPQPAKGKKK; this comes from the coding sequence ATGAATAAAGCTGAGTTAGTGGATGCGGTGTTTGGTCGCGCCCACAGCACCAACAATGTGACCAAGAAACAAGTAGAAGCCATTATCTCCGCCACCGTGGAGGAAATCATGGAAGCGGTTTCCAAGGGCGATAAAGTGACGCTGGTGGGGTTTGGTGCCTTTGAACCCCGAGAGCGTAAAGCCCGGGAAGGGCGTAATCCCAAGACCAAGGAAAAAATGCAAATTCCGGCCACGACGGTACCGGCCTTCTCGGCAGGCAAACTGTTCAAAGAAAAAGTCGCACCGTCAGCCCCCCAGCCAGCTAAAGGGAAGAAAAAATAG
- a CDS encoding alpha/beta fold hydrolase, whose protein sequence is MSLLDGPWIHKFIVSNGIRLHYVTQGEGDLVLLLHGFPEFWYSWRQQIPKLADHHKVVALDLRGYNLSDKPQDPASYVLDELILDIVGVIDGLGYRRCHLVGHDWGGMVAWGVAYAVPDRIQTLSVLACPHPSVLKQVPSGWDQWLRSSYLLLFQLPWLPELLLEWGNYGAIAHLLQWAAVNQSAIRPADIALYQDAAAQRGALSGMLNYYRGTLPSILAHEWGNLSVPTQMLWGRQDPVLGMELTYNTEAYVKALNIHYLDHCGHFVQQEQPDLVNQYLLEWLDARPTAKPGGAVG, encoded by the coding sequence ATGTCTCTCCTTGATGGGCCGTGGATTCACAAGTTCATCGTCTCGAATGGCATCCGCTTACACTATGTGACTCAGGGAGAGGGTGACCTCGTACTATTGCTGCACGGTTTTCCTGAATTTTGGTACTCGTGGCGACAACAAATTCCGAAGCTTGCAGATCACCATAAGGTTGTGGCTCTCGATTTGCGCGGCTATAACCTCAGTGATAAGCCGCAGGATCCAGCTAGCTATGTTCTTGATGAACTCATTCTCGATATTGTGGGTGTCATTGACGGGTTAGGCTATCGCCGCTGCCACTTGGTAGGTCACGATTGGGGCGGCATGGTGGCTTGGGGGGTGGCTTACGCAGTACCAGACCGGATTCAGACGTTGAGTGTGCTGGCGTGTCCGCACCCAAGTGTGCTCAAGCAGGTGCCCAGTGGTTGGGATCAGTGGTTACGCAGCAGTTATCTGCTGCTGTTTCAACTGCCGTGGCTGCCAGAACTCCTTTTGGAATGGGGGAACTACGGGGCGATCGCCCACCTGTTGCAGTGGGCAGCGGTAAACCAGAGTGCTATCCGTCCTGCGGATATTGCCCTTTACCAAGATGCAGCGGCACAGCGGGGCGCTCTGTCTGGCATGCTGAACTATTACCGCGGTACGTTACCCAGTATTTTGGCTCACGAGTGGGGGAACCTTAGTGTTCCTACCCAAATGCTGTGGGGTCGCCAAGACCCGGTTCTAGGGATGGAACTCACCTATAATACCGAGGCCTACGTCAAAGCGCTTAATATTCACTACCTCGATCACTGTGGCCACTTTGTGCAGCAAGAGCAGCCGGATTTAGTGAACCAATACTTGCTAGAGTGGCTGGATGCCCGACCAACGGCTAAACCAGGCGGCGCAGTTGGGTAA
- a CDS encoding P-loop NTPase family protein, protein MVAQLSVPVSDVSTPSSYGIEGVVQVFTCSQRHFFTTVMAQALRVAGQGSGVIICQLLKGGIQTGVEHPVQLGQHLTWFRPALGRSLGVGDDLAAEDITAVRSLWQHVQTLVQEGSYRLLVLDELSLAIQMGLLQEAEVLDFLQSRPRTLDVILTGSAMPESVLAIADQITQLRRLV, encoded by the coding sequence ATGGTGGCACAACTCTCGGTTCCAGTGTCTGATGTCTCCACACCTTCTAGCTATGGAATTGAGGGGGTGGTGCAGGTGTTTACCTGTTCGCAGCGACATTTTTTTACCACGGTGATGGCACAGGCGTTGCGGGTCGCTGGCCAAGGCAGTGGTGTGATCATTTGCCAATTGCTCAAGGGAGGGATTCAAACAGGGGTGGAGCACCCCGTTCAGTTGGGGCAGCATTTAACGTGGTTCCGTCCGGCCTTGGGGCGATCGCTCGGGGTGGGGGATGACCTTGCAGCGGAGGACATCACGGCGGTGCGATCGCTGTGGCAGCATGTACAAACACTGGTTCAGGAAGGGAGCTATCGCTTGCTAGTGCTGGATGAACTGAGTTTGGCGATTCAGATGGGGCTGCTCCAAGAAGCGGAGGTCTTAGACTTTTTGCAAAGCCGCCCCCGCACGCTGGATGTTATCCTAACGGGGTCTGCAATGCCGGAGTCGGTGTTGGCGATCGCCGATCAGATTACCCAACTGCGCCGCCTGGTTTAG
- a CDS encoding efflux RND transporter periplasmic adaptor subunit, with product MVQRQILSSLIVGSACLIATACGKPEATTPPPARVQLAAVRSENLPQTAIYNASLQSRQSVTMLPQVSGRIVQINVQNGQFVTQGQPLILIDPSQQQAVVASNIAAIQSAQANVENARSTLRSLEAQRRANLATVEFNRIQAERYTALFEEGAVSKEQAQSFITSFRTAQADLQQTEADIRAQQATIAQLEKVLLEAQANAQQQAVVLNWFQVRAPFSGVVGNIPPKLATS from the coding sequence ATGGTGCAGCGGCAAATTCTCTCATCACTGATTGTTGGTAGTGCCTGCCTCATCGCCACCGCCTGTGGCAAGCCAGAAGCAACGACCCCACCACCAGCTCGAGTGCAACTGGCAGCCGTCAGATCCGAAAACCTGCCCCAGACCGCAATCTATAACGCGTCCTTACAATCGCGTCAATCCGTAACAATGCTGCCGCAAGTCTCTGGGCGCATTGTCCAAATCAACGTTCAAAACGGCCAGTTTGTTACTCAAGGACAACCCCTGATTCTCATTGATCCCTCACAGCAACAGGCAGTTGTTGCCAGCAATATTGCCGCTATTCAATCGGCCCAAGCCAACGTCGAAAATGCCCGCTCTACATTGCGATCCCTTGAAGCTCAGCGCCGTGCCAACCTTGCTACCGTTGAGTTTAACCGCATCCAAGCCGAGCGCTACACCGCCCTCTTTGAAGAAGGAGCCGTGTCTAAGGAGCAAGCACAATCCTTTATTACCAGCTTCCGCACCGCCCAAGCCGATCTCCAACAAACCGAAGCCGATATTCGTGCCCAACAGGCTACCATTGCCCAGTTAGAAAAAGTCCTCCTCGAAGCCCAAGCCAACGCCCAGCAACAGGCAGTTGTCCTCAATTGGTTTCAGGTGCGTGCGCCTTTTAGTGGGGTTGTCGGCAATATTCCCCCAAAGTTGGCGACTTCGTGA
- the cobD gene encoding threonine-phosphate decarboxylase CobD has product MPPRHGGNLVWAAAIARCAPEELLDFSASLNPLGPPASVVAALHHGLGAIRDYPDPACTALVQALAATYALDPDTLLVGNGAAELLTWIGRDCAACSRVYLVTPYFQDYGRALRAFAASVATIPLDQVRHDVQALAAKLHPEDAVILNNPHNPTGHLWSRSAVQALVATGATVVVDEAFMDFLPPATSQTVLPYVKEYPNLIVLRSLTKFYSLAGLRLGYVVSQPERLRRWQQWRDPWSVNALALVAGVAALGDRPFQEQTWQWLAPAREALQRALDQIPTLRITSPSHGNFLLVTTEASVLPLQRYLLEHHRLLIRDCLSFPELGERYFRVAVRQPSDHEQLLRGLGQYFGVSISPSQLLNVKAE; this is encoded by the coding sequence TTGCCTCCGCGCCATGGTGGTAATTTAGTTTGGGCGGCAGCGATCGCCCGGTGTGCCCCTGAAGAGCTACTGGACTTTTCTGCCAGTTTGAACCCTTTAGGGCCGCCCGCATCGGTGGTCGCTGCGCTGCATCATGGCCTTGGCGCTATTCGCGATTATCCTGATCCCGCCTGCACTGCCCTTGTTCAGGCACTGGCAGCAACCTATGCCCTTGACCCCGATACGCTGCTGGTGGGGAACGGAGCAGCGGAGCTACTGACGTGGATTGGGCGTGACTGTGCGGCCTGCTCGCGGGTATATCTGGTTACCCCTTACTTCCAAGATTATGGACGGGCATTGAGGGCATTTGCCGCATCGGTGGCTACCATCCCTCTGGATCAGGTGCGCCACGATGTGCAAGCCCTAGCGGCTAAGCTGCACCCAGAGGATGCCGTTATTCTCAATAACCCCCACAATCCAACGGGGCATTTGTGGTCGCGATCGGCGGTGCAGGCTCTAGTGGCAACGGGGGCAACGGTGGTTGTGGATGAAGCCTTTATGGACTTTTTGCCGCCAGCCACCAGTCAAACCGTGTTACCCTACGTCAAAGAGTATCCCAACTTAATTGTGTTGCGATCGCTCACTAAGTTCTATAGCCTAGCGGGTTTGCGCTTGGGCTATGTGGTTAGTCAGCCGGAGCGCTTGCGCCGCTGGCAGCAGTGGCGAGATCCGTGGAGTGTGAATGCCCTTGCCCTAGTGGCTGGAGTGGCTGCTCTAGGCGATCGCCCGTTTCAGGAGCAGACATGGCAATGGCTAGCGCCAGCGCGAGAGGCGCTGCAACGTGCCCTTGATCAAATTCCCACCCTGAGAATCACCAGCCCCAGCCATGGCAACTTTCTTTTAGTGACTACTGAGGCATCAGTTCTGCCGTTACAACGCTACCTCCTAGAGCACCATCGATTGTTGATTCGAGACTGCCTCAGTTTTCCTGAACTGGGGGAGCGGTACTTTCGGGTTGCAGTGCGCCAACCCTCAGACCATGAACAGTTGCTGAGGGGATTGGGGCAGTACTTTGGGGTGTCTATATCGCCGTCTCAGTTGCTAAACGTTAAAGCGGAATAG
- a CDS encoding sulfate ABC transporter substrate-binding protein codes for MTRWRRLASWFILFWAGLGLSGLLATCEVQQTLPDGRPERVYLTLSSFAVTKKAHEAIIPLFVEKWQKEHQQTVRFRTSYGPSGSQSRAVIDGLEADIVHLSLGLDIDRIAKAGLIRSDWATQAPNNSIVTTSVCALITRPGNPKHLQTWQDLTREGVTFVTADPKTSGAARWNFLALWGSVTAVGGTPAQARQFVTEAFRHVAVLPRDGREATDAFLKQGQGDALINYENEVILAGLKGQALSYTIPKVNVLIQNPIALVDRYVDKHGTREVAKAYIDFLFTPEAQKIFARYGFRPIDAAVLAAHQQQFPVVPTLFTVADLGGWETVQRQFFANGALFDQIQQENQA; via the coding sequence ATGACTCGGTGGCGGCGCTTAGCGTCTTGGTTCATCCTATTTTGGGCAGGGCTTGGCCTCAGTGGTCTCCTTGCGACCTGCGAGGTGCAACAGACGCTTCCCGACGGTAGGCCAGAACGGGTCTATCTCACCCTTTCCTCCTTTGCGGTGACCAAAAAAGCCCATGAAGCCATTATTCCTTTGTTTGTAGAAAAATGGCAGAAAGAACATCAACAAACGGTGCGCTTCCGTACCAGTTATGGGCCTTCAGGGAGTCAATCGCGGGCGGTGATTGATGGCCTTGAGGCAGATATTGTGCATCTTTCCTTGGGACTAGATATTGATCGCATTGCCAAAGCGGGGCTGATCCGCAGCGACTGGGCTACTCAAGCCCCCAACAATAGCATTGTTACCACCTCGGTTTGTGCCTTAATCACCCGGCCAGGCAACCCCAAACACCTGCAAACATGGCAGGATTTAACGCGAGAGGGGGTGACCTTTGTCACCGCCGATCCTAAGACGTCGGGTGCAGCCCGCTGGAATTTTCTGGCGCTTTGGGGGTCTGTCACTGCGGTAGGGGGCACCCCTGCCCAGGCACGGCAATTTGTGACTGAGGCATTTCGCCATGTGGCGGTTCTGCCCCGGGATGGCCGCGAAGCCACCGATGCGTTTTTAAAGCAAGGCCAAGGAGATGCCCTCATTAACTATGAAAACGAGGTGATCTTGGCTGGACTCAAGGGGCAGGCCTTATCCTATACCATCCCCAAGGTGAATGTGCTCATTCAAAATCCGATTGCCCTTGTGGATCGCTATGTTGATAAGCATGGCACCCGCGAGGTCGCAAAGGCCTATATTGATTTTTTGTTTACGCCAGAAGCGCAGAAGATTTTTGCTCGGTATGGGTTTCGCCCCATCGATGCAGCGGTACTTGCTGCGCATCAGCAACAGTTTCCAGTGGTGCCCACACTCTTTACCGTGGCGGACTTGGGGGGCTGGGAAACGGTACAGAGGCAATTTTTTGCCAATGGTGCGCTCTTTGATCAAATCCAGCAAGAGAATCAGGCATAG
- the cysW gene encoding sulfate ABC transporter permease subunit CysW — translation MHSVKHRSWIQGGLIAIALTYLSLVLLIPFANVIFQAFRKGVMPFLENLTEPDFLHALWLTFALAVVVVPINTVFGLCAAWAIARHRFRGRTLLLSIIDLPFSISPVVAGLMLVLVYGRNGWFGGWLQAVDLRIIFAFPGMVLATAFVSLPFVAREVIPVLEEIGTEQDEAAKTLGANDWQTFWRVTLPNIRWGLLYGVLLTNARAMGEFGAVAVVSGNVAGLTQSLPLFIEDAYKNYNTESAYAAAIILGLLALVTLILKEILERKTGIKPVGDR, via the coding sequence ATGCACAGCGTTAAACACCGATCTTGGATTCAAGGGGGGTTGATCGCGATCGCCCTCACCTACCTGAGCCTTGTCCTGTTGATTCCATTTGCCAATGTGATCTTTCAAGCCTTTCGCAAGGGAGTGATGCCCTTCCTCGAGAACTTGACAGAGCCAGATTTTCTCCATGCCCTGTGGTTGACGTTTGCTTTGGCTGTGGTGGTGGTACCGATCAATACCGTGTTTGGTCTGTGTGCAGCGTGGGCGATCGCCCGCCATCGTTTTCGGGGGCGCACCCTGCTATTGAGCATCATTGACTTACCCTTTTCGATTTCACCCGTTGTGGCGGGTTTAATGCTGGTACTGGTCTATGGTCGCAACGGTTGGTTTGGCGGTTGGCTGCAAGCTGTGGATCTGCGGATTATCTTTGCCTTTCCGGGGATGGTTTTAGCGACTGCCTTTGTCAGCCTTCCCTTTGTTGCCCGCGAAGTCATTCCTGTCCTTGAGGAAATTGGTACGGAGCAAGACGAAGCCGCCAAAACCCTAGGAGCCAACGACTGGCAAACCTTTTGGCGCGTTACCCTGCCCAATATTCGCTGGGGGCTGCTCTATGGCGTGCTCCTGACCAATGCTCGTGCCATGGGGGAGTTTGGCGCAGTGGCGGTGGTTTCTGGTAACGTTGCCGGTTTAACCCAAAGCCTCCCCCTCTTCATCGAAGATGCCTACAAAAACTACAATACTGAGTCTGCCTACGCTGCCGCGATTATTTTGGGGTTGCTTGCGCTGGTTACCCTCATTCTCAAAGAAATTCTTGAGCGCAAAACCGGCATCAAACCCGTGGGCGATCGCTAA
- a CDS encoding phosphoglycerate kinase, translating into MSKKSVAQLSAADLAGKRVLVRADFNVPLDGNGAITDDTRIRAALPTIQDLINKGAKVILASHLGRPKGVDDKLRLTPVAQRLSQLLNRPVTKLDDCIGEAVVAHTQAMANGDVCLLENVRFHPEEEKNDPEFAKQLAACADVYVNDAFGTAHRAHASTAGVTQYLSPSVAGFLIEKELEYLQNAIEHPRRPLAAIVGGSKVSSKIGVIESLLEKVDKLLIGGGMVFTFYKARGLSVGKSLVEEDKLDLAKHLEAKAREKGVELLLPTDVVVADNFAADANSQVVSVEAIPDGWMGLDIGPASIELFQAALKDCKTVIWNGPMGVFEFDQFAKGTEAIARYLAELTGEGVSTIIGGGDSVAAVEKVGVADRMSHISTGGGASLELLEGKELPGIAALDDA; encoded by the coding sequence GTGTCTAAAAAATCGGTTGCTCAGTTATCTGCCGCAGACTTAGCGGGGAAACGAGTCTTGGTACGAGCTGATTTTAACGTTCCCCTCGATGGCAATGGTGCCATTACGGATGATACACGCATCCGTGCCGCCCTTCCCACCATCCAAGATTTAATTAATAAAGGTGCCAAGGTCATTTTAGCCAGCCACCTTGGTCGGCCTAAGGGGGTTGATGATAAACTCCGCCTGACGCCTGTGGCACAGCGGCTCTCGCAACTGCTGAACCGACCTGTTACCAAGCTGGATGATTGTATCGGCGAGGCAGTGGTAGCACACACGCAAGCCATGGCCAACGGCGATGTGTGTCTGTTGGAAAATGTGCGCTTCCATCCCGAAGAAGAGAAAAACGATCCCGAATTTGCCAAGCAACTGGCGGCCTGTGCCGATGTGTATGTTAACGATGCCTTTGGAACGGCTCACCGCGCCCACGCTTCCACCGCTGGGGTCACGCAGTACCTTAGCCCGTCGGTGGCCGGATTTTTAATTGAAAAAGAACTGGAATATCTACAAAATGCCATTGAGCATCCCCGTCGTCCTTTAGCCGCTATTGTCGGTGGCTCAAAAGTGTCCTCTAAAATTGGGGTGATTGAATCGCTACTGGAAAAAGTGGATAAGCTGCTGATTGGTGGCGGCATGGTGTTTACGTTCTACAAAGCCCGCGGTCTCAGTGTGGGTAAGTCGCTGGTTGAAGAAGATAAGTTAGATCTCGCGAAGCACTTAGAAGCCAAGGCACGGGAGAAGGGGGTAGAGTTACTGCTGCCCACCGATGTGGTAGTGGCCGACAACTTTGCAGCGGATGCCAATAGCCAAGTGGTGAGCGTGGAGGCCATTCCCGATGGCTGGATGGGGCTAGACATTGGGCCTGCCTCGATTGAACTGTTCCAAGCGGCGCTAAAAGACTGCAAAACGGTAATTTGGAATGGCCCGATGGGGGTCTTTGAATTTGATCAGTTTGCCAAAGGAACTGAGGCGATCGCCCGCTACCTCGCAGAATTGACCGGTGAAGGGGTGTCCACCATTATTGGCGGGGGTGACTCTGTAGCGGCAGTCGAAAAAGTCGGTGTTGCCGATCGCATGAGCCACATTTCCACGGGTGGCGGTGCGAGCCTTGAACTTCTTGAGGGTAAGGAATTACCCGGCATTGCTGCCCTTGACGATGCCTAA